Within Gemmatimonadota bacterium, the genomic segment TGCTGTTCTTGAGCTTCTGGTAAGCGCTGCCCAACGCGCCGTGCGCGTCCGCGTATTTGGCATCGATCGCCGTCGCCTTCTGGAACGACTTGATTGCGTTGGAGGTCTGGCCCGCCTTCTGCTGGGAAAGGCCGAGGTTGTAGTACGCTTCCTTGTAATCCGCCTTCAACTCGACGGCTTTCTGGAACGCACCGATGGCGTTCGTATACTGTCCTGTCTTGAAGTAGGCGATGCCGAGATTGTAGTGACGGGGAGGATCGTCCGGCATGGCGTCCACTTTTGTCTTCGCATCATCGATCGTCTGGGCCTGAATGGCAGGCGCCGCGACCAACGCGACCAGGACGGTGAATACGGCAAGAATGTTCAACTTCTTGATGCGTGTCATCCTTATTCCTCCGTTGGATAACTTAGCGATACAGGACACTGAGTATTTATGGACAGATCGAGGTTTTCGGCGTATATTGTATCCAAGTAAGATAAGATATGCTATTTCGCTTAGATTAGCAAGTTATATTCTCGACTTTCATGCGTTCCAGACGGAATCGAAGCATCAAGGAGGCCATCGATGAGCGAGTACACCGTCGATGAATTTCT encodes:
- a CDS encoding tetratricopeptide repeat protein, with translation MTRIKKLNILAVFTVLVALVAAPAIQAQTIDDAKTKVDAMPDDPPRHYNLGIAYFKTGQYTNAIGAFQKAVELKADYKEAYYNLGLSQQKAGQTSNAIKSFQKATAIDAKYADAHGALGSAYQKLKNSSSAIRSYRAAIGINDKKANWHYNLGILYQTREDYPNAIRSYENYLRLAPRARNAASLRNIVAQMKDAIR